The window ATAATTCTTTCAGCAGGGAATTATGCACTATATTATTATTTCCCAGGACAGGAAGTTCTTTTAAACTTAGCTTTAATTATCAGCCTAGGATTTTACCTGATAGTTTTACAATTCTTCAGAAATCCATTTGTTCCTGTAAGACAAGATGATGGGATGATATATGCGCCCGCTGATGGTAAGGTTGTTGTGATTGAGGAAACTGTTGAAGATGAGTATTTGAAGGAGAAAAGAAAGCAGATTTCGATATTTATGTCTCCCTTCAATGTGCATGTAAACCGCTCACCAATGGCTGGAATAGTAGAGTACTTCAAATATCATCCAGGGAAATATTTAGTCGCTTGGCATCCAAAATCGAGTTTTGAAAATGAAAGAACGACAATGGTGATCAAAAATGCCGAGGGAACAAAAATCCTCGTCCGACAAATTGCCGGAGCATTGGCTCGCAGAATAAAATGGTATGTCGCAGATGGTTCCCCTTTGCAACAATGTGGAGAATTCGGATTTATCAAATTCGGATCGAGAGTTGATGTGTTTTTGCCCTTAGATGCAGAAGTATTGATTAGTATGGATCAAAAAACCAAAGGAGGAAAAACGCCAATTGCCAGGTTAAAATAAACTGCTGATTTTATTAATACAAAAAAAAAATCAAGCAAAATCCAAATTGCCCACAGTTGATTTATTTTCGACCGTGGGCAATTTTTTTAATTGTTAAAATTTCCCTTCACTTTTTTCCAATACAGATAGCCAAATGTAAGTGTCGATAGGAAGAAAATAAGCGTGGTCCATTCATAAGATCTTTTATCAGAATTCTTTTCTACGATTTCAGAATCTTTTTCCTGCAAGGCTCTTTTCAATGTTGCGATTTCTCTTTCCTGCTTTTGTGAGATGAACTTATAATCATTTTTCTCGTAGGTTATCTCTGTCTTTTCAATGTCATTGAGCATGCGCAATTCTTCCATGATTTGATTGTCTTTTTGGATGATTCTTTCCATCCAATTATTGGTTTCGATCATGTCTTTCTTTGTCCTATTGCCAAAAATACCTGATTTTTTGCTCTCTGAATTTTGCCATTGTTGATGTAAGGTCTGTCGGTCTTGCAACATTTTATCAAGCTTGGCTTGTGCAAAAAGATTGAAAGGGAGGGATAATAAAATTATAAGTACTAATTTTTTCATGGGTATAAAATTCTTAAATACCCTAAAATCAAATAATGTGCCGATCACAGCACTATCAGAATTTACTTAGGGCTTGCTGAAAAAGTCTCAGGTATGCCAGGTTCAAAGCGGACGAATGAAGATGTATGTTTATACTTCGAATGAGTCCAATACAGAAGATGGTATGCCTGAGACTAGGCTAAAAATTTCTAATATTGAAATTTTTAGCATTATCAAAAACACCCTATTTCAACTCAAAAGCTTGCACTTGCTGATAAACCTTACGCATAATAAACAGACTATTCATTCAAAATAATACAATTAACTATACAAATGGCATTTTTCAGCACGCCCTACTTAGCGCATCTTCATCTTTTTACTAGCACGTCTCTTGAAAGTGCCTGTTCTTCTCTTGTTGTTTGTATAAAAATTATAAAGAAAATTCACTGCAAAAACCGCGATCGTCAATGGGATAAAAAAACCAGGAGCCATAGATTTTATTCCCAAAAGAATAAATAGGGAAGCGATCGACCCCATTTTAAAGGAAGTATGACTCTCAGGGTAGATTTTATTGACCAAATACAAACTTAAAATCTCAATAAATGCAACCACAATAATTAAATATGTGAGCATTTGCTTCATGGTCGTATCACCGGACCAAACCACCCAAGCCAAACCGGCAGCTACAAGGATCAAACTTAAAGATTGGATGGATGTATTTAATCTTTCTTTCATAGTGGGGTGTTTAGGGTTTGAACAAAAAAGATAGGTATTTAATCCTTTAAATGCAATTTGATAAGATTTTTAAAAAAACAATGGCCTTGATTGCGGAATTATATTATGCAATCAAAGCCATTCTATTAATTTTATCCGCACAATTTCAAGCGTTAGATTTACTTGTTAGTGTCATTGCGGTAATCATTTTTATAATTTATTCTTGATAAAATCAGTCATCATATTATAAAGGTGCCAACTCGTATTTCCACCTGAGATGCCATGATTTCTGTTTGGGTAGTAAAAAGAATCAAACTGCTTATCTGCCTTGATCAACGCATCAACTAAATCAACTGCATTTTGAAAATGAACATTATCATCACCTGTTCCGTGGATCAGCAGTAAGTTGCCCTTCAGTTTATTCACATGCGTTATAGGACTGTTATCATCATATCCGGCAGCATTAAGTTGCGGAGTTTGTAAATATCGCTCAGTATAGATCGTGTCATAATATCTCCAAGTAGTAACGGGAGCGACTGCAATAGCAGATTTGAATACATCATTTCCGATCATTAAAGATAGCGACGACATATAGCCACCATAAGACCAGCCCCAAATTCCAATTCTTCCTTTATCAACATAAGGCAAAGTTCCCAAATACCTAGCTCCAGCAATCTGATCTTCTACTTCAATTTTACCCAAATTGGCGTAAGTACTGTGTTTGAAATCTCTACCTCTTGCTCCTGTGCCTCTGTTGTCTACACAAACTACAATGTAGCCTTCAGCGGCAAGATGATGATGCCAGAAATCACGTGTGCCACCCCAGGAATTGGTTACATTTTGGGAACCTGGACCTCCATATACATACATCAATACAGGATATTTTTTTGCAGGATCAAAATCGGAAGGCTTAATCATGTAGGCATTTAAAGAAGTGCCTTCCACCGTTTGGAAATCGAAAAACTCCTTCTCAGAGATGGCAAAATTTTTCAATCTATCCTTTAAATCCTGATTATCTTCCAAAACTTGTAATTGCTTACCTGAAGCTTGGTTTAAAGTGACTTTTGAAGGAGAATTTGCATCGCTGTGATATCCAATAAAATATTTGAAATCCTTACTCATGTTCACAGAATGGGTGCCTTTTTCTGCAGTTAGGATTTTTTTGTTTTTGCCATTCAGATTGATGACATATAAGTTTCTTTCCAAAGGTGAAGCTTCCGTAGAAACAAAGTAGATCTTGTTTGCATTTTCATCAACGCCAACCATGCTGCTTACTTCCCAGTTGCCGGAAGTAATCTGACGAATCAGCTTACCATTTTCCTCATGATGATAAATATGCTTGAACCCATCTTGCTCAGAAGTTCTGATAAAGCCTTTATTGTCCTTCAAAAAATAGAGATTGTCATTGTAATTTAAATCCACATAGGTATCAGATTTCTCCTGCAAGACCAGTTGACTTTCTCCTGTAGCAGTATTTGCATAAAACAAGTCAAGCTGATTCTGCAGCCTGTTCAATCTCAAAAAGGCCAAAGTATTAGTATTATTGGTCCAGTAAATTCTAGGAAGATAGATGTCCTTTTCATCTCCTGAATCTACATTTACGATTTTTTGTGATGCTAAATCATAAACATGTATGCTCACTTCTGCATTTTTCTCTCCAGCTTTAGGATATTTGAATTTGTAATCCTGAGGATAAAGTTCTCCCCATGTTTGCATATTGAATTCGGGAACATCAGTTTCATCAAATCGGATAAATGCCAATTTTTTCCCATCAGGTGACCAATCAAAAGCTTTGGCCATAGAAAACTCCTCTTCATAAACCCAATCTGCAGAACCATTTATTATTTGATTCCATTTTCCATCTTGTGTCACTTGGGTGATTTTATTACTTGCCAATTCAACGAAAAACAGGTTATTGTCCTTCACATAAGCTACTTTATCATTGTCTGGAGAAAGACTTGCATACATGATTTTCTCGCCATTGACTAGAAGTTGGGCATCTCCAGTTTCCAGATCGACTACGTGATAGACACTTTTACTTGACCTTCTGTATATTCTTTCAGTAGAGGAAGCAATAAGTGCTTTTGTTTCATCTGAATTGAAACTGTAGGAGGAAAAGTTTACGCCTATTTTTGAGCCATCAATTAATGTTTTTTCTTCTTTGCCTGAAGCTACATTGATTTTGACTACAGACGAGCTATTAGCTCCTCGGACTAGGGAACTATAATACTGACCATCATTCATCCAATTGATCCCATACACAGACTTGGAAGAGAAAGTATTGGATTTAAAAACATCTTCTAAACTTACTTTCTTTTTATTTTGAGCAGAAGCTCCCATACAGATGAGCATGACCAATGCAACGCTCAATATTCTTTTCAATAGATACATCTTATTTTTATGAGTTTATTTTCTAAATGCTAAAATAGAGAAAAGCCCGACTTATTTGATAACCTCTGATCAAAATGAGTTTCTTATCATAAAATGTTTTGCTGTCTCTATAATTTCAAATTAGTGTCAAAAACGATAATTTGACCATATATGAACACTTTGGTTTTTTAGTTTTCCGCAGTTGATTTTAGTTTAAGCCAAAATTCAAGCATTCAGCACCATTGAAATAAAAAGCACATAAATTTTTACCTAATGATGTTAATATTTGTGAAATTTTTCAAAAACCTCTATTATAATTAGGCAACTTTAATTGGGGTTGGTCGAGTGATCAATCTTTAATTTATTAAATTAATCCCACAATATTTATGAGAAAAGGTTTACTAAGTTTCGTCTTAGTGCTCTTCACTATCTCGATGGCATGGTCGCAAACGCGAATTGTGACAGGTAAGGTAATTTCAGAGGAGGAGCCAGCAGGATTGCCAGGTGTAAACGTTGTCTTAAAAGGTACAACTACTGGTGTAATACAGATTTAGATGGAGAGTTCTCCATCGCGGTACAAGGTGACAATGCTACCCTTGTTTTTAGTTTTATTGGTTACACTACTTATCAAGAAGTAGTAGGTAACAGATCAATCTTAAATGTTACCCTAAATCCAGACACACAAAATCTGGAAGAAGTGATCATTACAGCTTATGGTACTGCCGACAAAGGAAACTTTACTGGTTCTGCGGTAGCATTGAAAGGTGATCAAATTGCTAATAGACCAATCAACAACGTGGTAAACGCAATCGAAGGTCAAGTAGCAGGTGTAATCACAACTTCAGCTAACGGTCAGCCAGGATCTACTCCTGCAGTGAGAATTAGAGGAGTTGGTTCTGTTAATGCGTCATCTTCACCTTTATATGTGGTTGATGGTGTTCCTTTTGACGGTAACCTTTCAAATTTGAACCCTGAAGATATTGCAGATATGACGGTATTGAAAGATGCTTCTTCTGCTGCACTTTATGGATCAAGAGCAGCTAATGGTGTGATCATGATCACAACTAAAAAAGGTACTAAAGGAAAATCAAATTTCAGCTTCAAAGGTCAGCAAGGGACTTCTTCAAGAGCTCTTCCAGAGTATGATAGAGTCAATGCAGATCAATACTATCCACTTCAGTGGGAAGCTTTGAGAAATTCTCAATTGGGTCAAGGTATTGAACCAGGCCCTGCTGCTCAGTTTGCTTCAAATGAATTGATCAATGTACTAGGGTACAACATTTACAATGTGCCAAATGATCAAGTAGTAGGTGTGGATGGCCAATTGAATCCTAATGCAGTTAATAATTTCGAAGGCCTTAACTGGTGGGACGAAATCGAGCGTACAGGAATCAGAAGTGAATACAACATGACTTATTCAGGTGCTTCAGATAGAACTGATTTTTATACTTCTATCAACTACTTGAAAGAAGATGGTTACATTTTAAAGTCTGATTTCGAAAGATTCACTGGTCGTATTAATATCAATACGCAAGCTACTGACTGGTTGAAAACTGGAATTAACTTATCAGCAACTATGAGTGATGGTAACAATGCTCGTGCTGATGGAGGTTCTTCTTTTGTGAACCCATTCTTTACTGCTAGAGCAGTAGGTCCTATCTATCCTGTATATGCACAAAATATGCAAACAGGTGGATTTATCTTGGATCCTGATGGAAATAGAATTTTTGACACAGGTGATTTGACTCAATTTGGGTTGCCAAATAGAGGTTCAGGTTCATTCCCTGGAAGACATGTTGTTCAGGAGACTTTATTGAATGATGACCTTTTTGATAGAGACGCCGTATCTACAAGATTTTATGTAGAAGCTTCTTTCTTGAAAAATTTCACCTTTAGAATTAATGCTTCTAATGACTTCACGTCTCTATTAAGTATTGGATATGACAATACAATTGTAGGTGATGGTGCTCCTGCTGGTAGATCAAGAAGAAACAACAGCCGTACAAACTCATTCACGGTCAACCAACTCTTGTCTTATACCAATACATTTAATGACAAGCATTTCGTTGAAGTGTTGGCAGGTCACGAGAATTATGACTATACATTTGCAGTACAAACTATTTCTAAACAAGATCAAATTCTTGCTGGAAATACTGAATTGGATAATTTTGTAACCATCAGTTCTGCAAACGGTAGAGTAGATAGAGACAGAATTGAGTCTTATTTCTCTAGATTAAATTATGTGTTCGATGATAAATACTCCTTCTCTGCTTCTTTGAGAAGAGATGGTTCTTCTAGATTCGCTCCTGAATCAAGATGGGGAACTTTCTTCTCTGTAGGTGGTGCTTGGAATATTGACAAAGAAGCATTCTTTAGCTCTAACTTCTTCCAAATGTTGAAACTGAGAGCTTCTTATGGTGAAGTAGGGAATAACAGTGTGGGTGGATTCTATCCATGGCAAGCACTTTATGACTTAGGTTTCAACAACGCTACTGAACCAGGTATATTCCAGTCTTCATTATCTGCTAGAGAATTGGAGTGGGAAACTAACGCAACATATGACTTAGGTATTGATTTTGCCTTCGGTAGAAGATTCTCAGGTACATTAGAATTCTTCAATAGAGAATCAAGAAACTTGTTGTTCTCAGTTCCTTTGTCTTTGACTACTGGTCTGTCTAGTGTATTCCAAAATATTGGTACCATGGCTAATCAAGGCTTTGAATTCAATATCCAAGGTGAAGTGATGAGAAGAGGAGATTTTTCTTGGAATGCGAATATCAACGCTTCTTCTTACAAAAATGAGTTCAAAGAACTTCCTTTCGAAGAGCAAATTACAGGTACGAAAAAGCTTGTAGTAGGTAGAGGAATCTACGATTTCTGGTTGAGAGACTGGTACGGAGTAGATCCTGAGACAGGTGAAGGTCTTTATAGAGCTGACGTGTACGATCCAGATGATGCCAACATCAAAATTGTTGGAGCTGATACTTTGACTACAAGGTTCCAAAATGCTAGATTCCATTTCAATGGAAATGCAATTCCTAAGCTATTTGGTGGTATCGGAAATACTTTCAGATACAAAGCATTTTCATTAAATGTGTTATTGAGTTATTCTCTTGGTGGAACAATCTATGATGGTGCTTATGCTAGTTTAATGGGAGCAGACCCAAATGGAGGAGCAGCACATGTAGATATATTGAACAGATGGCAACAGCCAGGTGACATCACAGATGTACCAAAAATGGATGTAACAGGAGCTGCTCAAACAGATGTTCAATCAGACAGATGGTTGGTATCTTCTTCCTACCTCAATTTGCGCTCGGTGAATTTGTCTTACAATGTGCCTAAGCCATTGTTGGATAAGTTAAAAATGAAATCAGCTACTGTTTATCTAGCAGGAGAAAACCTTGGATGGTGGTCTGCTAGAAGTGGAATGTACGTTTCTGGTTCATTTGCTGGTACTACTGGCAACGTCTATACGGTAGCTAGAACCTTTACTTTAGGTGTAAATCTGAACCTTTAATAGATAAAGATCATGAAAAAAATAATAAGTAAAATATTCCTATTAGCAGCATTCTTAAGTTTTGGATGCGCTGAAGATTATTTAGACACGATTCCTACTGATGCAGTTTCAGAGGGACTTGTGTTTACGACTACACAAAATGCTAGAACTGCCTTAAATGGTATTCACAGAGCCATGTTTATTCGTTGGGATAGCCAAGGTCAGCCTGGAGAAGGTGGCGTAATGATCGTTAGAGATGTGATGGCTGAAGACTTAGTTATGACAACTCAAGGAAATGGTTGGTTTGTATCTTATTCAAGATGGTTAAGGCATAATGACGAAACAAATGGAGATGTTCGTTTTGTTTGGAGATTCTACTACAGAATCATCGGAAATGCGAATATGATCATTGCGAATATTGATGATGCTGAAGGTCCTCAAGCAGATAAAGATGAGATCAAAGGTCAAGCTTTGGCTTACAGGGCTTGGGCACATTGGAATTTGGTTCAATTATTTGCTGAGCGTTTTGATGCAGGAGGTGCCAATTCACAATTGGGTGTACCTATCGTAACTGAACCAATCACCGAAGGTCAAGCTAGAAATACGGTTGCTGAAGTTTATACGCAAGTGAATGCTGATATAGATGCTGCAATTGCTTTGTTAGGTACAAGTAGAGCTGCTAAATCTCATTTGAACATCAATGTTGCTAGAGGAATCAAAGCAAGAATCGCCTTGACGCAAGGGAACTACACAGTAGCTGCGCAGCAAGCAAGTTTAGCTAGAGATGGATATCCTTTGATGTCTCAAACTCAGCTTTATGATGGATTCAACAATGTTGATAATCCAGAGTGGATTTGGGGTAGCAGACAGCAAGATGATCAGCAGACTTTCTTTGCTTCATTCTTTGCTTATCTTTCTGTAAATTTCAGTTCTACTAATATCAGAGGTAATCCTAAAGCAATCAATAGTTTGCTATATGATCAGATTTCTGATACTGATGCAAGAAAAGGGCTGTGGGATCCAAATGCATCTGATCCAGCTATGAGAGATCCGTTTATTGACGAGATCACCGCATCAAACTTCTCTAAAATTGATTACATGAACAGGAAGTTTATCGCTCAAGGTGGTGCATCTTCTGTTGGTGATGTACCATATATGAGAGCAGCGGAGATGTATTTGACCTAGTCGTCCGCTTTCAAAAGGAGTCGCGAAATAGTATGGAAGCCCTACAGTCTGCTTTGATCGCTTTGCCGAATGGTGGTGAAATCACCCTGGATCAGTTGGCAGATGTAACGTCTTTAAGTTCTCCGAATACGATTTCACGAGAGAATGTAAGACGAAAGATTGTGATAGCTGCGAACGTACAAGGCCGTGATTTGCGTGGTGTGGTCAACGAGATTCAGCAGATTGTTGAAGCGAATATTGAACTACCGGAAGGCTATCGGATTGAATATGGCGGACAATTTGAAAGTGAAGCGAAGGCTTCTCAATTGCTGTTAATTACTGCGGTGGTGGCTATTCTCATCATCTTTCTATTGCTCTATTATGAGTTTCAGGATGTCAAGCTTTCCTTCATTGTCTTAATCAACTTGCCATTAGCTCTGATCGGTGGGATTTTGATTGTGTACTTCACTTCCGGTATCATCAGCATTGCCGCTACTATTGGCTTTATCAGTTTGTTTGGTATCGCTACCCGTAACGGCATCTTGTTGGTGTCTCGCTATGAGGATTTGAGAAAGGAAGGAAAGCAAGGGTTTGAACTGCTCAAAACAGGAGCATTGGACAGATTGAATCCAATTCTCATGACGGCCTTTACCACAGGACTTGCTTTGATTCCGCTTGCCTTGAAAGGCGGGGAGCCGGGTAATGAAATTCAAAGCCCGATGGCAGTGGTGATCTTGGGAGGATTACTTTCTGCTACTTTGCTCAATCTGGTGGTGATACCTTGTGTGTATGAGTTGGTAACGAAGCGGAAGTAATACCTTCTCAACATTTACAAATGAAGCAACTGTTCGGGATTTACGAATGGTTGCTTTTTTAGTATTTACATGCATGGGTGTAGGGAGGTTCACCCGTAAATATCATCGAATCCTGAGTAATTTTTGTGTCCTCTCCCTCTGTTGATCCTGCCTTGTTTTGTGTTGTCTATGCGATACTGAAGGAAGGAACAAAGAGCCTCAAACTGGGCTTCTGGGACTTGGTAGGCACTGGCTTTAAATTCCTTTTTGATGATGCCCCAAATGGCAGCATAGTTCATTTTGGATTTACCAACATCTCCTTCCTTGTATTCGTTATAGCGATCAATCAGATGCTTCACATAGTTTTTCAATTCCGCTTTTTTACCAATGGCACCATCTGCGAATTCCATCTTGGGTTTGCTTCGGGATTTATAGACAATTGTCTGAGCACTGATCGAATTGGCTACCGTTGAGTTGGATACATTGCCTTTGATGTTGATGGTATTTGATGATTTTGCACTGGATTTGCCTTTGGCTTTAATCATAAGATAGGTCTTGATTTGTTTGACCTCCTCCACATTAATATCTCCTTTAGTAATCTTGGAATGGCAAATCGGGCAAAGCATCAAAAGGTTGTCAGGGGAATTGTTTTCGGGATTTTCGTCAATATGATGAATTTCAAAATGATCCACATTCTGATCATCACAGATTGGGCACTGGGAGTTAATCTCTTGTTGTAAGAGAGATTTCGTTTTTTGGGGTATGGATTTTCGAGCTTTGGCCATGGTCTAACTTTGCTTCAGTAGTTGGTACAATTGCTGGTTGATGAAAATATTCTCTTTCCCGATAGGTTCGAGTTTTAGGATTCCAATGGATTCCAAAGTCTTTAAGTACCTGGAAGC is drawn from Belliella baltica DSM 15883 and contains these coding sequences:
- a CDS encoding phosphatidylserine decarboxylase family protein, whose amino-acid sequence is MSIHREGRSLLFWLLIILSAGNYALYYYFPGQEVLLNLALIISLGFYLIVLQFFRNPFVPVRQDDGMIYAPADGKVVVIEETVEDEYLKEKRKQISIFMSPFNVHVNRSPMAGIVEYFKYHPGKYLVAWHPKSSFENERTTMVIKNAEGTKILVRQIAGALARRIKWYVADGSPLQQCGEFGFIKFGSRVDVFLPLDAEVLISMDQKTKGGKTPIARLK
- a CDS encoding S9 family peptidase, which produces MYLLKRILSVALVMLICMGASAQNKKKVSLEDVFKSNTFSSKSVYGINWMNDGQYYSSLVRGANSSSVVKINVASGKEEKTLIDGSKIGVNFSSYSFNSDETKALIASSTERIYRRSSKSVYHVVDLETGDAQLLVNGEKIMYASLSPDNDKVAYVKDNNLFFVELASNKITQVTQDGKWNQIINGSADWVYEEEFSMAKAFDWSPDGKKLAFIRFDETDVPEFNMQTWGELYPQDYKFKYPKAGEKNAEVSIHVYDLASQKIVNVDSGDEKDIYLPRIYWTNNTNTLAFLRLNRLQNQLDLFYANTATGESQLVLQEKSDTYVDLNYNDNLYFLKDNKGFIRTSEQDGFKHIYHHEENGKLIRQITSGNWEVSSMVGVDENANKIYFVSTEASPLERNLYVINLNGKNKKILTAEKGTHSVNMSKDFKYFIGYHSDANSPSKVTLNQASGKQLQVLEDNQDLKDRLKNFAISEKEFFDFQTVEGTSLNAYMIKPSDFDPAKKYPVLMYVYGGPGSQNVTNSWGGTRDFWHHHLAAEGYIVVCVDNRGTGARGRDFKHSTYANLGKIEVEDQIAGARYLGTLPYVDKGRIGIWGWSYGGYMSSLSLMIGNDVFKSAIAVAPVTTWRYYDTIYTERYLQTPQLNAAGYDDNSPITHVNKLKGNLLLIHGTGDDNVHFQNAVDLVDALIKADKQFDSFYYPNRNHGISGGNTSWHLYNMMTDFIKNKL
- a CDS encoding SusC/RagA family TonB-linked outer membrane protein, with the translated sequence MAVQGDNATLVFSFIGYTTYQEVVGNRSILNVTLNPDTQNLEEVIITAYGTADKGNFTGSAVALKGDQIANRPINNVVNAIEGQVAGVITTSANGQPGSTPAVRIRGVGSVNASSSPLYVVDGVPFDGNLSNLNPEDIADMTVLKDASSAALYGSRAANGVIMITTKKGTKGKSNFSFKGQQGTSSRALPEYDRVNADQYYPLQWEALRNSQLGQGIEPGPAAQFASNELINVLGYNIYNVPNDQVVGVDGQLNPNAVNNFEGLNWWDEIERTGIRSEYNMTYSGASDRTDFYTSINYLKEDGYILKSDFERFTGRININTQATDWLKTGINLSATMSDGNNARADGGSSFVNPFFTARAVGPIYPVYAQNMQTGGFILDPDGNRIFDTGDLTQFGLPNRGSGSFPGRHVVQETLLNDDLFDRDAVSTRFYVEASFLKNFTFRINASNDFTSLLSIGYDNTIVGDGAPAGRSRRNNSRTNSFTVNQLLSYTNTFNDKHFVEVLAGHENYDYTFAVQTISKQDQILAGNTELDNFVTISSANGRVDRDRIESYFSRLNYVFDDKYSFSASLRRDGSSRFAPESRWGTFFSVGGAWNIDKEAFFSSNFFQMLKLRASYGEVGNNSVGGFYPWQALYDLGFNNATEPGIFQSSLSARELEWETNATYDLGIDFAFGRRFSGTLEFFNRESRNLLFSVPLSLTTGLSSVFQNIGTMANQGFEFNIQGEVMRRGDFSWNANINASSYKNEFKELPFEEQITGTKKLVVGRGIYDFWLRDWYGVDPETGEGLYRADVYDPDDANIKIVGADTLTTRFQNARFHFNGNAIPKLFGGIGNTFRYKAFSLNVLLSYSLGGTIYDGAYASLMGADPNGGAAHVDILNRWQQPGDITDVPKMDVTGAAQTDVQSDRWLVSSSYLNLRSVNLSYNVPKPLLDKLKMKSATVYLAGENLGWWSARSGMYVSGSFAGTTGNVYTVARTFTLGVNLNL
- a CDS encoding RagB/SusD family nutrient uptake outer membrane protein; its protein translation is MKKIISKIFLLAAFLSFGCAEDYLDTIPTDAVSEGLVFTTTQNARTALNGIHRAMFIRWDSQGQPGEGGVMIVRDVMAEDLVMTTQGNGWFVSYSRWLRHNDETNGDVRFVWRFYYRIIGNANMIIANIDDAEGPQADKDEIKGQALAYRAWAHWNLVQLFAERFDAGGANSQLGVPIVTEPITEGQARNTVAEVYTQVNADIDAAIALLGTSRAAKSHLNINVARGIKARIALTQGNYTVAAQQASLARDGYPLMSQTQLYDGFNNVDNPEWIWGSRQQDDQQTFFASFFAYLSVNFSSTNIRGNPKAINSLLYDQISDTDARKGLWDPNASDPAMRDPFIDEITASNFSKIDYMNRKFIAQGGASSVGDVPYMRAAEMYLT
- a CDS encoding efflux RND transporter permease subunit, with protein sequence MEALQSALIALPNGGEITLDQLADVTSLSSPNTISRENVRRKIVIAANVQGRDLRGVVNEIQQIVEANIELPEGYRIEYGGQFESEAKASQLLLITAVVAILIIFLLLYYEFQDVKLSFIVLINLPLALIGGILIVYFTSGIISIAATIGFISLFGIATRNGILLVSRYEDLRKEGKQGFELLKTGALDRLNPILMTAFTTGLALIPLALKGGEPGNEIQSPMAVVILGGLLSATLLNLVVIPCVYELVTKRK
- a CDS encoding HNH endonuclease signature motif containing protein; its protein translation is MAKARKSIPQKTKSLLQQEINSQCPICDDQNVDHFEIHHIDENPENNSPDNLLMLCPICHSKITKGDINVEEVKQIKTYLMIKAKGKSSAKSSNTINIKGNVSNSTVANSISAQTIVYKSRSKPKMEFADGAIGKKAELKNYVKHLIDRYNEYKEGDVGKSKMNYAAIWGIIKKEFKASAYQVPEAQFEALCSFLQYRIDNTKQGRINRGRGHKNYSGFDDIYG